From one Planktothrix agardhii NIES-204 genomic stretch:
- a CDS encoding phosphoesterase, PA-phosphatase related encodes MSDLSPNKPSFWDCNSVQKWFIRHWLFLILGIYLPLLLFAILALKVWESPSGLPWDLSILFAIHSTRHSQLEPLAIILTSIGIFPRIALSV; translated from the coding sequence ATGTCTGATTTAAGTCCAAATAAACCGTCATTTTGGGACTGTAATTCTGTGCAAAAGTGGTTTATAAGGCATTGGCTGTTTCTAATATTAGGCATTTATTTACCCTTACTCCTGTTTGCTATTCTAGCTTTAAAAGTGTGGGAAAGTCCCAGTGGTTTACCTTGGGATCTGTCGATTTTATTTGCCATTCATTCCACCCGGCACTCCCAACTTGAACCCCTAGCTATCATTTTAACTTCTATTGGTATATTCCCTAGAATTGCCTTATCAGTTTGA
- a CDS encoding transcriptional regulator, LysR family, with amino-acid sequence MREVSDFIMAGMTLEQLRIFLAVAEHLHFTRAAEGLYITQPAVSAAIHSLETEYRVKLFHRIGRHVEITEAGELLQLEAQKILEQVALTERGLRELNNLQRGELKLGSSLTIGNYWLPEKISQFQRQYSGIMVNCTLANTEEICLGTANGQFDLGLIEGEVKPSLQKLLNQEEIGSDRLLIVVGQSHPWFAREQVDLAELKNTDWVMREPGSGTQQRLEEALQNWGINLNELKVILVLNTGEMVKAIVEEAHVAAGISELMVKKELKLGLLKAIRIIDDRQNSGQELELIRPFLKIKHYQRFQTQISQTFEKMLLLNDINI; translated from the coding sequence ATGCGCGAGGTAAGTGACTTTATAATGGCTGGAATGACCCTAGAGCAACTGCGAATTTTTTTGGCTGTGGCGGAACATCTACATTTTACCCGGGCGGCTGAAGGCCTTTATATTACCCAACCTGCGGTGAGTGCTGCGATTCATAGTTTGGAAACGGAATATCGAGTTAAGTTATTTCATCGGATTGGTCGCCATGTTGAAATTACAGAAGCGGGAGAATTACTACAACTTGAAGCCCAAAAAATATTGGAACAAGTGGCTTTAACTGAACGGGGATTAAGAGAGTTAAATAATCTCCAACGGGGGGAGCTAAAATTAGGTTCTAGTTTAACCATTGGTAACTATTGGCTACCGGAAAAAATTAGTCAATTTCAACGGCAATATTCAGGAATTATGGTCAATTGCACCTTAGCAAATACGGAAGAAATTTGTTTAGGGACAGCCAACGGACAGTTTGATTTAGGCTTAATTGAAGGAGAAGTAAAACCTTCCCTGCAAAAATTGTTAAATCAAGAGGAAATTGGTAGCGATCGCTTATTAATTGTTGTCGGACAATCCCATCCTTGGTTTGCGCGAGAACAGGTTGATTTAGCCGAACTCAAAAATACGGATTGGGTAATGCGAGAACCGGGTTCTGGGACTCAACAACGTTTGGAAGAAGCATTGCAAAATTGGGGAATTAACCTGAATGAATTAAAGGTTATTTTAGTTTTAAATACCGGAGAAATGGTGAAAGCTATTGTCGAAGAAGCTCATGTGGCGGCGGGAATTTCTGAACTGATGGTTAAAAAAGAATTAAAATTAGGATTGTTAAAAGCAATTAGGATTATTGATGATCGTCAAAATTCTGGTCAAGAATTAGAATTAATTCGACCTTTTTTAAAAATTAAACATTACCAACGGTTTCAAACCCAAATTTCTCAAACCTTTGAAAAAATGTTATTATTAAATGACATAAATATATAA
- the purU gene encoding formyltetrahydrofolate deformylase produces the protein MNLPTATLLVSCPDQKGLVAKIANFIYSNGGNIIHADQHTDFSANIFLTRIEWQLEGFNLPREVISPAFSAIAKPLNANWQLRFSDTIPRLSIWVTKQDHCLLDLLWRWQAKEIIAEIPLIISNHANLKPIADQFGINFYHLPMTAENKLEQENQQLELLKKYQIDLVVLAKYMQILTPKIIDNFSQIINIHHSFLPAFAGANPYQRAHERGVKIIGATAHYVTADLDEGPIIEQDVVRVSHRDTVADLIRKGKDLERLVLARAVRLHIQNRVLVYGNRTVVFA, from the coding sequence ATGAACCTACCTACAGCAACCTTATTAGTTTCTTGTCCCGACCAAAAAGGTTTGGTTGCCAAAATTGCTAATTTTATTTATTCTAATGGAGGAAATATTATTCATGCCGATCAACATACGGATTTTAGTGCTAATATTTTTTTAACCCGAATTGAATGGCAATTAGAAGGATTTAATTTACCCCGTGAGGTGATTTCTCCTGCGTTTAGTGCGATCGCAAAACCTTTAAATGCCAATTGGCAACTACGTTTTTCCGATACCATTCCTCGGTTATCCATTTGGGTTACAAAACAGGATCATTGTTTATTAGATTTACTCTGGCGATGGCAAGCTAAAGAAATTATTGCGGAAATTCCATTAATAATTAGTAATCATGCTAACTTAAAACCTATTGCCGATCAATTTGGGATTAATTTTTATCATTTACCCATGACAGCAGAAAATAAATTAGAACAAGAGAATCAACAATTAGAACTTTTAAAAAAATACCAAATTGATTTGGTAGTTCTCGCTAAATATATGCAGATTTTAACTCCTAAAATTATCGATAATTTTTCCCAAATCATCAATATTCATCATTCATTTCTGCCAGCTTTTGCCGGAGCAAATCCCTATCAAAGAGCGCACGAACGCGGGGTTAAAATTATCGGTGCAACCGCCCATTATGTAACCGCAGATTTAGACGAAGGGCCAATTATTGAACAGGACGTCGTGCGGGTCAGTCATCGGGACACCGTAGCAGATTTAATTAGAAAAGGCAAGGATTTAGAACGATTAGTTTTAGCTAGGGCGGTTCGTTTACACATTCAAAATCGCGTGTTAGTCTATGGAAATCGAACCGTTGTTTTTGCTTAA
- a CDS encoding transposase, IS4 family protein, which yields MKMIPLFYQKHLKSQLSLAEYLFLQILVNILQSIKNVNLERLANGIPLPIKFESRRKRIQRFLSLPNLKIEKIWLPIIKEWLSIYFTKEEIIYVAIDRTNWSRINLFMVSVIWDKRAFPIYFKLLPKLGSSNIDEQQKILSQVMPIFQNYKICVLGDREFCSVKLAKYLQSLGVYFCLRLKKNEFVEFEKDIFQELNHLGLAPGVSFFIQGVKVTKTRGFMSFNVACKWKRKINGVAPKEGWFILTNFDALELAISAYKQRFDIEEMFRDFKKGGYNLEDTNVTGERFISLVLLIAIAYSSATIQGQQIKRKGIQKYIARIKEYGRIERRHSSFYIGLYGQTWVNFKDVCMDLVTKLMKLNRNKCKYYQQGLRAMRLIESVL from the coding sequence ATGAAAATGATACCTTTATTCTATCAAAAGCACTTAAAAAGTCAATTGAGTTTAGCAGAATACCTGTTTCTCCAAATTTTGGTGAACATCTTACAGTCAATCAAAAATGTGAATTTAGAAAGGCTAGCGAATGGGATACCTTTGCCAATTAAATTTGAGAGTAGAAGAAAAAGAATACAAAGATTTCTCTCATTACCCAATTTAAAAATTGAAAAAATTTGGTTACCCATTATCAAAGAATGGTTATCAATATATTTTACCAAGGAAGAAATAATTTATGTAGCAATTGATAGAACGAATTGGAGTCGGATAAATTTATTTATGGTGAGTGTCATTTGGGATAAAAGAGCCTTTCCAATCTATTTTAAATTATTGCCCAAATTAGGGAGTAGTAATATAGATGAGCAGCAAAAAATATTGTCTCAAGTAATGCCCATTTTTCAAAACTATAAAATATGTGTATTAGGGGATAGAGAATTTTGTTCTGTAAAACTTGCTAAGTACCTTCAATCATTGGGTGTATACTTTTGCTTGCGATTAAAAAAGAACGAATTTGTAGAATTTGAAAAAGATATTTTTCAGGAATTAAATCATCTAGGTTTAGCACCAGGAGTATCATTTTTTATTCAAGGTGTAAAGGTAACAAAGACTCGCGGTTTTATGAGCTTTAACGTTGCTTGTAAATGGAAACGTAAAATCAACGGAGTAGCACCGAAAGAAGGATGGTTTATCTTAACGAATTTTGATGCACTAGAATTGGCTATTTCTGCCTATAAACAAAGATTTGATATTGAAGAAATGTTTAGAGATTTTAAGAAGGGAGGCTATAATTTAGAGGATACCAATGTAACTGGTGAACGCTTTATTTCTCTAGTTTTGTTGATAGCAATTGCCTACTCCTCTGCAACAATACAGGGTCAACAAATCAAACGAAAAGGAATACAGAAATATATTGCTCGGATCAAAGAATATGGTCGAATAGAACGGAGACATAGTAGTTTTTATATCGGCTTATATGGTCAAACTTGGGTCAATTTCAAGGATGTTTGTATGGATTTAGTCACGAAACTAATGAAATTAAATCGCAATAAATGTAAGTATTATCAACAGGGCCTAAGAGCTATGAGGCTTATAGAGTCTGTCTTGTAG
- a CDS encoding hypothetical protein (protein of unknown function DUF202) encodes MKTEDYTETNSSKSMDLPDSKPETNQKRKKLNPSRVRDHLANERTYLAWMRTAVGLMGFGVVILRLRAFQPIAVPGPGYGWKLGLLFSGVGLLTVLLSTFQYFVVRRDIEEDSYEPPDRWVILFSLAITLLGSGIIYFVFTSPVSSPLDFGGF; translated from the coding sequence ATGAAAACTGAAGATTATACCGAAACTAACTCCTCTAAATCGATGGACTTACCAGACTCTAAACCTGAAACTAATCAAAAGCGAAAAAAACTCAATCCCTCCCGGGTTCGAGATCATTTAGCCAATGAACGTACCTATCTAGCTTGGATGCGAACTGCGGTTGGTTTAATGGGATTTGGGGTGGTGATTTTACGTCTGCGCGCTTTTCAACCCATTGCTGTCCCTGGCCCCGGTTATGGCTGGAAATTAGGATTATTATTTTCCGGGGTAGGTTTATTAACCGTATTATTATCGACGTTTCAATATTTTGTTGTCCGTCGAGATATTGAAGAAGATAGTTATGAACCCCCTGACCGTTGGGTGATTTTATTTAGTTTAGCAATTACATTATTAGGGTCAGGAATTATTTATTTTGTTTTCACCAGTCCTGTATCCAGTCCCCTTGATTTTGGTGGTTTTTAA
- a CDS encoding putative thioredoxin: MGYAIDVNQSNFEQEIIKVSYEKPVLIDFYATWCGPCQILKPILEKLVKEYDFILAKIDIDQNPELASEYQVEGVPDVRIVDQGEVRPGFVGALTEIKIRQTLSQMNLKSDFERSLEALKNAITDRKFPQAKQLLDQLFSAYPDRPEVVLEAGNFLIVLNQFENAEKLLNTIPEDQREFFLKAQALKQLIQFKKDATASGDSELEQNYAKACQLTLDQVYSEALSLFLEIVATHRKFKEDAAKKAMLTIFNLLGDEHLLTQEYRKKLMLELY, translated from the coding sequence ATGGGATATGCGATCGATGTTAATCAATCTAACTTTGAGCAAGAGATCATCAAGGTTTCCTATGAAAAACCTGTATTGATAGACTTTTATGCCACTTGGTGTGGCCCTTGCCAAATTTTAAAACCAATCTTAGAAAAGTTGGTGAAAGAATACGATTTTATTTTAGCAAAAATTGATATTGATCAAAATCCTGAATTAGCAAGTGAATATCAAGTCGAAGGTGTACCCGATGTCAGAATTGTTGATCAAGGAGAAGTGCGTCCAGGTTTTGTTGGTGCTTTAACGGAAATCAAAATTCGGCAAACCCTGAGTCAAATGAATTTAAAATCTGATTTTGAACGGAGTTTAGAAGCGTTAAAAAATGCAATTACTGATCGAAAATTTCCCCAAGCTAAACAATTACTTGATCAGCTATTTTCTGCCTATCCAGATCGACCGGAGGTGGTGTTAGAAGCGGGTAATTTTTTAATTGTGTTAAACCAATTTGAAAATGCTGAAAAACTGTTAAATACAATTCCAGAAGATCAGCGAGAATTTTTTCTGAAAGCTCAGGCGTTGAAACAATTAATTCAATTTAAAAAAGATGCTACCGCCTCTGGAGATAGCGAATTAGAACAGAATTATGCTAAGGCCTGTCAATTGACTTTAGATCAGGTATATTCCGAGGCTTTATCTTTGTTTTTAGAGATTGTGGCAACCCATCGTAAATTTAAAGAAGATGCCGCAAAAAAAGCGATGTTAACTATTTTCAATTTACTCGGAGACGAACATCTTTTAACCCAGGAATATCGGAAAAAATTAATGCTAGAATTATATTAG
- a CDS encoding putative transcriptional regulator, Crp/Fnr family — MTLAQRIAPEFSQQQRYFQRRDQLPARRDHLWRIESGVVRTFTYLENGTVVTLGLWGVGDVVSRVLSKSDPYYMECVTPVQATSVPISEFDDLHPLLIEHIHQLQTFLEIVHSRPVDAALHKLFILLANKFGSDVPHGQLIEFHLTHQEIAESIGTTRVTVTRLLKEFEQQGIIERLNRQFIILPGHQPFWHYEI, encoded by the coding sequence ATGACTTTAGCTCAAAGGATTGCCCCTGAATTTAGTCAGCAACAGCGTTACTTCCAGCGTCGTGACCAACTTCCGGCAAGACGGGATCACCTGTGGAGAATTGAGTCGGGTGTTGTGCGTACCTTCACCTACCTGGAAAATGGAACCGTTGTTACCCTGGGTTTATGGGGGGTAGGGGATGTGGTATCCCGGGTTTTATCGAAATCTGACCCCTACTATATGGAATGTGTCACCCCCGTTCAGGCAACCTCCGTTCCCATCTCTGAATTTGATGACTTACATCCCCTATTAATTGAACATATTCATCAACTGCAAACCTTTTTAGAAATTGTCCATTCTCGTCCCGTTGATGCAGCTTTACATAAACTATTCATCTTATTAGCCAACAAATTTGGTAGTGATGTTCCCCATGGACAACTGATTGAGTTTCATTTAACCCATCAGGAAATTGCTGAAAGTATCGGGACAACACGAGTCACTGTCACCCGACTTTTGAAAGAATTTGAACAGCAAGGTATCATTGAACGGTTGAATCGGCAATTTATTATTCTCCCTGGACATCAACCTTTTTGGCATTATGAAATTTAA
- the wecB gene encoding UDP-N-acetylglucosamine 2-epimerase, translated as MIMPPIPLRVMVIFGTRPEAIKLAPVIQRLKQTSGFDTQVVLTGQHREMVAQVMTLFNLTADQDLDIMQARQTLTDITCKSLRGLEDLFKQLNPHLVLVQGDTTTAFAASLAAFYQKIPVGHVEAGLRTNDVFNPYPEEANRRLISQLTQLHFAPTTQGVQNLKNSGVLGEIHHTGNTVIDALLSVAKQQPQLHIPELENRDYRLILATVHRRENWGKPLEGIAEGFLKILNEFPDTALLLPLHKNPTVREPLTEKLGNHPRIFLAEPLDYTELVAAIDRCYFVLTDSGGLQEEAPSLGKPVLVLRTTTERPEAVEAGTAKLVGTRSQDIFTEASLLLKNEIAYQNMANAINPFGDGHASERIINIIKNYFNPINN; from the coding sequence ATGATTATGCCCCCTATTCCTCTCCGAGTTATGGTTATTTTTGGGACTCGCCCAGAAGCGATTAAATTAGCCCCTGTAATTCAACGGTTAAAACAAACGTCTGGATTTGATACCCAGGTGGTTTTAACTGGTCAACATCGAGAAATGGTGGCCCAGGTGATGACGTTATTCAATTTAACCGCAGACCAAGATTTAGACATCATGCAAGCGCGGCAAACCTTAACGGATATTACCTGTAAAAGTTTACGGGGATTAGAAGATTTATTCAAACAATTAAATCCCCATTTAGTATTAGTTCAAGGAGATACAACCACGGCTTTTGCTGCAAGTTTAGCCGCTTTTTATCAAAAAATTCCCGTTGGTCATGTTGAAGCCGGATTACGCACCAATGATGTGTTTAATCCCTATCCTGAAGAAGCTAATCGGCGGTTAATTTCTCAGTTAACCCAATTACATTTTGCCCCCACGACTCAAGGAGTTCAAAACCTGAAAAATTCTGGAGTTTTAGGAGAAATTCATCACACTGGAAATACAGTTATTGATGCTTTATTATCCGTTGCTAAACAACAACCTCAACTCCATATTCCTGAATTAGAAAATAGGGACTATCGGTTAATTTTAGCCACAGTTCATCGGCGGGAAAATTGGGGAAAACCCTTGGAAGGAATCGCGGAAGGATTCCTAAAAATTCTGAATGAATTTCCTGATACGGCCCTATTATTACCTTTGCATAAAAATCCAACGGTTAGGGAACCTTTAACCGAAAAATTAGGGAATCATCCCCGGATATTTCTCGCCGAACCTTTAGATTATACCGAATTAGTGGCGGCGATTGATCGCTGTTATTTTGTATTAACGGATTCCGGGGGATTACAAGAGGAAGCACCCAGTTTAGGAAAACCGGTATTAGTATTAAGAACAACTACAGAACGTCCTGAAGCTGTGGAAGCAGGAACCGCTAAATTAGTTGGGACAAGATCACAGGATATTTTTACAGAAGCGAGTCTATTATTAAAGAATGAAATTGCCTATCAAAATATGGCAAATGCCATTAATCCCTTTGGGGATGGTCACGCTTCGGAACGGATTATTAATATTATCAAAAATTATTTTAATCCTATCAACAATTAA
- a CDS encoding band 7 protein — MPRYSELLKPLNLFFLLLLLLIFLNPLVIINAGERGIFMVFGKVQTEILGEGLHFIIPVAETVQKMTVRIQKQEISAEASSKDLQEVFTDVALNWHIIPEKANLAFQQIGDENAIIEAIINPVIEEILKAVMAKYTAEEIITRRENVKSEVDNLLTGQLINYHIQVDNISLVHVHFSQRFMDAVEAKQIAEQDAKKAGFLVLKAIKEAEAKVNLSKGEAEANALLQKTLTPQILQRQVVAQWNGKLPLVLDDKSIHRFNLDTLLNR, encoded by the coding sequence ATGCCCAGATATTCAGAATTGTTAAAACCCCTTAATCTATTTTTTTTGTTATTATTACTCCTGATATTTTTAAATCCCCTGGTAATTATTAATGCTGGAGAAAGGGGAATTTTTATGGTTTTCGGTAAAGTTCAGACTGAAATTTTGGGTGAAGGATTGCATTTTATTATTCCTGTGGCGGAAACCGTACAAAAGATGACTGTCCGCATTCAAAAACAGGAAATATCCGCAGAGGCGTCATCAAAAGATTTACAAGAGGTGTTTACCGATGTAGCATTGAATTGGCATATTATTCCAGAAAAAGCCAATTTAGCATTTCAACAAATTGGGGATGAAAATGCTATTATAGAAGCGATTATTAATCCGGTTATTGAAGAAATTCTCAAAGCAGTAATGGCAAAATATACCGCCGAAGAAATTATTACTCGCCGAGAAAATGTTAAATCAGAAGTTGATAATTTATTAACGGGTCAATTAATTAATTATCATATTCAAGTGGATAATATTTCTCTGGTTCATGTTCATTTTTCCCAACGGTTTATGGATGCTGTGGAAGCCAAACAAATTGCTGAACAGGATGCTAAAAAAGCTGGTTTTTTAGTTTTAAAAGCCATTAAGGAAGCTGAAGCTAAAGTTAATTTATCTAAAGGAGAAGCGGAAGCTAATGCTTTGTTGCAAAAAACATTAACTCCACAAATATTGCAAAGGCAAGTTGTTGCTCAATGGAATGGAAAACTACCCTTAGTTCTGGATGATAAGTCAATTCATAGATTCAATCTGGACACCTTACTTAATCGTTGA
- a CDS encoding MgtC/SapB transporter, with product MAVNSNPMFFLSDDWLTIIFRLGIALLIGGVIGLDREQPSRPAGLRTYMVVSLGAAIFVMITLQAGFDLNSTNALSRSIQGIATGVGFIGAGIILQQSRPNLKPKVKGLTSAAALWLTAGLGTAAGCGLWRMSLIGTLMTLLILRGFKKVKLTSIYRLRVYKPFYKRQRIPRPKTPTHTEGTNSED from the coding sequence ATGGCTGTCAATTCTAACCCAATGTTTTTTCTGTCCGATGACTGGTTAACCATTATTTTCCGCTTAGGAATAGCTTTGTTAATTGGAGGTGTGATTGGATTAGATCGTGAGCAACCAAGTAGACCAGCCGGACTGAGAACCTATATGGTTGTTAGCTTAGGGGCTGCAATTTTTGTGATGATTACCCTACAAGCCGGGTTTGATCTTAACTCAACTAATGCTTTGAGTCGTAGTATTCAAGGCATTGCAACGGGAGTGGGATTTATTGGGGCAGGAATTATTTTGCAGCAGTCAAGACCCAATCTTAAACCCAAAGTTAAAGGACTAACTTCGGCAGCAGCTTTATGGTTAACCGCAGGTTTAGGAACTGCCGCTGGATGTGGATTATGGCGGATGAGTTTAATTGGAACCTTAATGACCTTACTCATTTTAAGAGGGTTCAAAAAAGTCAAACTGACTTCAATTTATCGGCTACGAGTTTATAAACCCTTTTATAAACGGCAACGAATTCCTCGTCCTAAAACTCCAACACATACTGAGGGAACGAATTCAGAAGACTAA
- a CDS encoding D-alanyl-D-alanine carboxypeptidase/D-alanyl-D-alanine-endopeptidase — MESNNVFAESLLRTLGAQNSRSDSVESGLKEIKLILSKLGINPNNYQLFDGSGLSRNNLVTPLVLVQTLRMMAASSNAELYRNSLPIGGVSGTLKARFKDNSATGIVQAKTGTMRGVTSLAGYISPPNYQPLVFSITINQSNLSPEELRQAVDEIILLLTQLKSCP, encoded by the coding sequence TTGGAAAGTAATAATGTTTTTGCTGAATCTCTATTAAGAACATTAGGGGCGCAAAATTCTCGTTCCGATAGCGTAGAATCGGGATTAAAAGAAATCAAATTAATTTTAAGTAAATTAGGAATTAATCCTAATAATTATCAATTATTTGATGGTTCAGGACTCTCTCGAAATAATTTAGTTACGCCCTTAGTATTAGTACAAACCTTGAGAATGATGGCGGCTTCTTCTAATGCAGAATTATATAGAAATTCTCTCCCGATAGGGGGAGTTAGTGGAACTTTAAAAGCACGGTTTAAAGACAATTCTGCCACAGGAATTGTACAAGCTAAAACCGGAACTATGAGAGGAGTTACATCCTTAGCGGGGTATATTTCCCCCCCAAATTATCAACCATTAGTTTTTAGTATTACCATTAATCAAAGCAACTTATCTCCTGAAGAACTCAGACAAGCAGTTGATGAAATAATATTATTATTAACACAATTAAAATCCTGTCCCTAA
- a CDS encoding transposase, IS4 family protein: MKMIPLFYQKHLKSQLSLAEYLFLQILVNILQSIKNVNLERLANGIPLPIKFESRRKRIQRFLSLPNLKIEKIWLPIIKEWLSIYFTKEEIIYVAINHWVYTFACD, encoded by the coding sequence ATGAAAATGATACCTTTATTCTATCAAAAGCACTTAAAAAGTCAATTGAGTTTAGCAGAATACCTGTTTCTCCAAATTTTGGTGAACATCTTACAGTCAATCAAAAATGTGAATTTAGAAAGGCTAGCGAATGGGATACCTTTGCCAATTAAATTTGAGAGTAGAAGAAAAAGAATACAAAGATTTCTCTCATTACCCAATTTAAAAATTGAAAAAATTTGGTTACCCATTATCAAAGAATGGTTATCAATATATTTTACCAAGGAAGAAATAATTTATGTAGCAATCAATCATTGGGTGTATACTTTTGCTTGCGATTAA
- a CDS encoding cadmium resistance transporter, translating into MNPLIADIFTGIATFTATNVDDLLILTLFFSKVNDQFRPRQIIIGQYLGFVLLLLASLPGFFGSLFIPYDWIRWLGVVPVIFGISYLLKSKTDKEEDLKDVETLKISNNPSFWQNWLSPQIYGVAAITVANGSDNIAIYFTLFASSSWESLLTIICTFLFLVGVWCYLAYRLTRFPAISRILTGYGHTFVPCVLIGLGVLIVKENLLLALLALFISYAWVLFSSPDKIT; encoded by the coding sequence ATGAACCCATTAATTGCTGATATTTTCACTGGAATTGCCACCTTTACCGCCACAAATGTTGATGATCTTCTCATCCTCACCCTATTTTTTTCCAAAGTCAATGATCAGTTCCGCCCTCGCCAAATTATCATCGGTCAATATTTAGGATTTGTTCTGCTCTTACTTGCCAGTTTGCCCGGTTTTTTTGGCAGTTTATTTATTCCTTATGATTGGATTCGCTGGTTAGGTGTAGTTCCGGTGATTTTTGGGATTTCTTATCTATTAAAATCCAAAACAGACAAGGAGGAAGATTTAAAAGATGTAGAAACTCTAAAAATATCAAATAACCCTTCTTTCTGGCAAAATTGGTTATCTCCTCAAATCTATGGAGTTGCAGCGATAACGGTTGCCAATGGTAGTGATAATATTGCGATTTATTTTACCCTATTTGCCAGTAGTAGTTGGGAAAGTCTATTAACCATAATATGTACATTTTTATTCCTGGTAGGGGTTTGGTGTTATCTTGCCTATCGGTTAACCCGTTTTCCCGCTATTTCCAGAATTTTAACCGGGTATGGTCATACCTTTGTTCCCTGTGTGTTAATTGGTTTAGGAGTTTTGATCGTCAAAGAGAACCTTTTATTAGCACTTCTAGCCCTGTTCATTAGTTATGCTTGGGTCTTATTTTCTAGTCCCGATAAAATAACCTGA
- a CDS encoding 2-phosphosulfolactate phosphatase, giving the protein MKFFVYHTPELAPANVLPDCAIVVDVLRATTTIATALNAGAEAVQVFSDIDSLMQTSENWPADKRIRVGERGGAKVEGFDLGNSPLSCTPEFVKNKRLFMTTTNGTRSLERIQATPVVLTAAFINRRAIVDYLIAKSPETVWVLGSGWEGSFSLEDTACAGAVAQNLVHEMGYPLDDFAGNDEVFAAISLYSQWQNNLFELLNHASHGQRLLRLGCYEDLQYCAQEDILDVLPIQKEPGVLVKSDITKQN; this is encoded by the coding sequence GTGAAATTTTTTGTCTATCATACTCCTGAACTAGCCCCTGCGAATGTTCTTCCCGACTGTGCCATCGTCGTGGACGTTTTACGCGCCACCACCACCATTGCCACCGCTTTAAACGCTGGAGCCGAGGCGGTGCAGGTTTTCAGTGATATTGACTCGTTGATGCAAACCAGCGAAAACTGGCCCGCCGATAAACGCATCCGGGTCGGTGAACGGGGTGGGGCCAAGGTAGAAGGATTTGATTTAGGCAATTCTCCCCTGAGTTGTACCCCAGAATTTGTCAAAAACAAACGATTGTTTATGACCACCACCAACGGAACCCGCAGTTTAGAAAGGATACAAGCCACTCCGGTCGTCTTGACCGCCGCTTTTATTAATCGACGGGCCATTGTGGACTATTTGATCGCCAAAAGTCCAGAAACAGTTTGGGTATTAGGTTCTGGTTGGGAAGGTAGTTTTTCCCTCGAAGACACCGCCTGTGCCGGAGCAGTGGCCCAAAATTTAGTTCATGAAATGGGTTATCCTTTAGATGATTTTGCGGGAAATGATGAAGTTTTTGCCGCTATTTCCCTTTATTCCCAATGGCAAAATAACCTGTTTGAACTGTTAAATCATGCCAGTCATGGTCAACGATTATTACGTTTAGGGTGTTATGAAGACTTGCAGTATTGCGCCCAAGAGGATATTTTAGATGTGTTACCCATCCAAAAAGAACCCGGAGTTTTAGTTAAATCAGACATCACAAAACAAAACTGA
- a CDS encoding hypothetical protein (hypothetical protein MicvaDRAFT_4576), giving the protein MSKKMIGGILVFLGFMMSPLCWWNDLIFNLPIAYGFGYIFSKLSQDLFFPSSILGYWLSNLVGILLMQYGAMNVVESSTPERNIKKDLAIGVFSSTAFTLIMVALFQSNIIDLSLLPH; this is encoded by the coding sequence ATGTCTAAAAAAATGATTGGCGGAATCTTAGTTTTTCTAGGTTTTATGATGTCTCCGTTGTGCTGGTGGAATGATTTAATTTTTAACTTACCTATTGCTTATGGGTTTGGATATATTTTTAGTAAATTGTCTCAAGACTTATTTTTTCCTAGTTCTATTTTAGGATATTGGCTCTCTAATTTAGTGGGAATTTTACTCATGCAATATGGAGCCATGAATGTCGTTGAATCTTCGACTCCTGAACGAAATATCAAGAAAGATTTAGCAATAGGTGTATTTTCATCAACTGCTTTTACTCTGATTATGGTAGCATTATTTCAGTCTAATATAATTGACCTTTCGCTGTTGCCTCATTAA